The DNA segment GGTATTCGTCATAACTTCCCTTAAAATACCCTTTTAGGAATGACGATTTGATtatttatgatgaaaaaaacgCCTTGATAATAACGCTTTTATAAAAGTCGATAAAAAATCCTTTTCTTCTCCAAATAATTTGTCTAAAAATCGTCGATAAGACTGTCGcaatttttctcgcaaattttAAACTGAGCAATAACCAACTTCCGATCTCTTTTTAAATGTTTCGTAATTGCTTGCCATTTCAGAATAGTCCCTAATAATGTCGTGGAGAAACTCTGAtcagttcaattttgaaaaatggaaccaatatTGAGTACTTAGGTATAAATGAATGATCTAAAGGGATTCTCAGTACCATCGCAAGGAGAAAAATGAGCCCAGTTCTTACCTGAATGGAATAGTATGGTGTGGCACTTTTGTGTAGTACACTATGTGTGGCACTGACCCAACTTTTCTTAGCTAGCTGCAATTTTCACGAAAACTGAtgagaaattttcggaaaacaCATTAATACCGATCAGAGAATAGGTACCCACAGCCGCACACAGGAGGGAAACGTTTTGATGAAATAACGCACAAAACAGACGCCGGTTGATGAGCCCGTTttcaacacacacacacaaaaaaaaacctcaagatTACCAGGCACTCGAATGTTAAAGATACAGCCTTTTTCTCGAGAGGAAATTTGTAAACGaggctgaaaaaaaatgtgggtCAAATCAAGTAAAATGAACTGGCCAAGAAATATTACGAGGAATATATAGCTGCTACACAATTGAATCAAGATGAATTAGAGCAGTATTTTTCGGAAATCGAGGGGGTAAAACGACGGGACGAAGATGAGAATTAAATTGTTGGGTTCTATCCGAAGAATACGTAGTGGGGTTGAATCGTGCGCGGAAGGTGTGGGTGGCAGCTCGTCGAATGAAATTCATCCTGAGTTCAGAGGGGGCGGGATAATCAGGGACGCTCCACCATTGGCGAAGGGATAACGCACCGCGATACCACGCCTCCCCTAATTTTATCTTGGCACCTTCCTCCACCATGCAATGGCAAGCGACATCCCATCTCGtggaaaacttaaattttccagGAGGAGCCAATGACGATTGGGTTATCCTCGCGCAGTTCGCaaatttttctaattaatttttgttcatttgttATTTATGTTTAGGCAATGGTCACCAAGGGCTGGGGTAATATGCGTActtgaaaattggtaaaaaagaggaagtaaaagaaaaaaaaagaaaaaaaggaaacaaaaaaggaaacgcgaaaaaagaagaaaaggaaaaaagaaaaaaaattgaaaaaggttACGGGGAGTGGGATCTTAGTCCacggaggaaatttttttccgtTCAGCGCTTTTAGTTTTAGTTTATCAAGTGGGGTTAAAAAATCAGATTCTGAGAGTTCAACAGATAACCTCTTCTAGTGTCCCACCCATGTAGTacagtgcaatgaaaatatcGTAATTCGTAATAAAATTGTgatttaatgcaataaaatggaatttttttaccatgaaattgcaatatttttcaccGTTTGAGCATTAGATGTCGATTTCAAATAACAAATAAGATGAGCTCCATGCTCTGTAAAGATACCTAAGCAATTTTCAATGCAAAGATTAATTCGACGGCGAAATTGCAAAAAAGGGTActtcggttgcggtgtttcataATCTTCGCTACTGTTTTATTATTCAAAAGGAaaccgaaccaacatcatggcttcaaattttcacagaatattttttacaaagagAATAACAAGagtaaatggattgcattttgcaaaaaggaaccaagagaattactatgttgctaagattgtgcttTGCCTCGgcagaaaaacctgattatccattaacagtctctattttacttgctaataactgtaaatttaagacaaaaattactatgtgaatttcatattttttcatgatttcagtaattgtattgcaaaggatgaagttgcacaatcttagcaacaatgcgatgcttctggttccttattgcaaaatgcaatccaaataagaATAGTAAGAGAGTGGGGCTAATCGTTTGGCGCGAAAAACACCTAACAATAATAGGCAGTGCGATTGGATAAATTATGTCAACACTGAGCCCTAATTAGATGCCCAGCATCGCAAAGTATTGAGTAGGTAAGCTTTAATCAGAGCAGGGCCGCATTAAGGGGGCGGCCCTTGGCGGCAAacttagggggcggcaaattttgcaattttttttaatgcaggtacaacaaaatcggattcagaaaaaaattacaaacaagaaaaggtgacaaaatctcttatctcctgagagttcattaatgtctaattttgtcgtatttcggtgatacaaaagactgcgcacctttaattagttgagttaagagagaaaccaaacacgtaattttgcctggagcggcgcggcgcaaagagaaatgatgacgaggacttgagatgaaaaggagaaaccctcgacgcggcggtcggcatgtaaaacatattagcgcctacaagactgcatgaatacttcatgcattgcgtcaaacacagtacggtcaagagcggtcggcgcggcgtgaaacgcacagtgcctacaagactacaagaatacttcacgcgttgcgccatacacagtgtggtcagcgcgggacggcagcggaagttaaaattattaaaccacatttatgtttgttctttcttaattttttagttaatttcttacaaatgaaagcaggccttgtccacacagaaataggtttacggaactgaattttcgcgcgaagttccgtgaacttttgctagtagtgttgacagggcttacgcaaaaaaagtgtccaacacgagtgaacgcgtcttatgcacccttctccctccggcacgttcacttgatggtttttattgatattttaaaattatcgataagagggcggcaaaatacaggcggcccatgggcagcaagtaggtaaatccggccatgaatCAGAGAGACTTtcttaaaaacaatttaaaaatgatcCACTAGTGTGTAAGGAAGCGTTTGCTCAGTTTTAATGCagaaaaaattactgatttacATTCTTGAGTGATGGTTCATAATGATGCAGCTCATGTTTTGAGCCACTCAAAATATGCAAGTTTTAGTTGGTATACCCACATTTTCGCACTCAGGAATTTTAAACTAACATTTCAATCTGATGAAGAGGATTAATAAAACAAACACCCTAGCATTAGGTCACACCACGGAAGCAACAATTAAACCAAGACAAACACCTCGCAACAGCGTTGTCGCATTGAACTCGGAGACGCTACATTTCTGCGCAACCGGGGTACATATTGCaaccaatagagaatttgcaggtgtcagaaatttgatgaattttgtgtttaagtggaaactactgagtgaattgaacacgaggatactcttggttcatgaattgaacaattattggggAAGATATGACGAAATGATCTAATATGtaaaaatacgtgtgtttaaatgggaaatgccgccagatgacgtcactaggcggtgcattttctcactttgaaatctatttttatactgtttcccatatcagaaaaaattataaaaaattctgcgaaattagctctttaagcactttcagatgaagcaataaaaaatgttcatgcaaattctccacagttttttctatttcgagaaatacgtgcttgaactttcaaaattacatggatcctaatggtggagagaaagttcaaactggctttttgatgctaaaaattggattttgggagcgattttttcccagaatatccattgagactagttttacttgaaatcattaatatatcaattctttcaaaaactgcactcaggcggcttgtcctccaagcccctcaattacaaggtaaaattattgctagTGTATCAGAATGTTGTGTGTGCCGCCTGCATACCGATTGAAGGAACACTtcttttattgaatattttttgcagTAAGATTGAAATATGCTGTAATTTCTCattgcattgcaaattgcctaactttctgacacatggaatTCATTTTGATGGTTGCTTACACTCTGCATCTATTGaccaaataatgtaaaaatattgcaagtCCATggttaaaaattgcaattttattgcactaaattgcaatcttatttcaatttttccactccACCGTTTTTACTTATGGTTAAAGGTCACTGCAAATAAAAACATACCTAATGAATAGAAAATGAGGGAGCTTTACCGCACCATGGTCGCATTTTTCTATATTGTAAGTAATACTCATTGTTATCTTCTGATGATGGATTATATCCGAAAATGCATGAAAGAATTTTAATTGTATGTATTTTTCAGCATCTTTGGTCTGTTAAACAAGTTGCCATTTAGATGCTAATATGGTGCCTAAACTGAACGGTACCAAGAAAAGGTCGAATTTTACTGGGATGCTATGGGGACATGATTCACATCATATTCCGAGGTATGTATGCAACTTATTGtcaaatagaaaagaaaaggtATGTATTTGGCATTTTTGAATTGGGTCTCTCTTAAAAATAAGGTTACTCGTGTTCCATTGACTTGGCAACATCGCAAGATCGAAATGAATGGTTAAAATGAGGAGGAGCGGAGAAGGGAAATATCATATTTCTAAAACAAATATTGGTGTCAGAAATACGTCAGTTTGTTTCGGGGTTGTCGAGAAAGGGGAGTGAAAAACGGTGGCGAAGCCCTGGGACTGGGAAAAAGAAGATTTGGCACATGGATGCCAGattctcctgaaaattagcATGGTTCCCATCGgactcaatttaaaaaatctgattttccaGCACTATTTGGTGACAATGCTGGGAATCGGACGGATCATGATCGACTGACGAGTCTATATCCGCTTCCTCTAAAATTATTCAACCGGGGTTAGTAAATTACGTGATTACTTATGGTATATTACTTCaatgtgaaaaaaagaagaaaaaattgaaaactcgaTGCTGTTGcttctttttcaaattattttctcctaCTTGAAAATAGAATAGAGCAGATTCGGACTGGCCAAAAAGCCAATCTGCTATTGGCAGATTGGCCCTCCTGACGCATCAAAGACGCGCCCCTCTGCCGCATCCAGTGCGAACCGACTGCCGCGCTACGGAAGAACGGCATTTGAAAATTCGGAAGTTGCGAGATTCGTTCTGagcatttggcaacattttggcaaaaatttaaatgtttatattcaaatgtttcatgaaacgaaaaaaaatcaaggaaaaatattaacaacttGACTCCCAAAACATTTTTATCGGAGATGATTTaggaacattcaaaaatccgcCACGCGTTTGGGAAGATAACTTTCGGTGGTTCACTAAAATTACTAGGTTATGCACTAAAATTTTCCATCTAATAGTTCGTGCGAAATTCCTGCAGTCATATTCTTAACCGGCAAATCCCATGTATACGGTTTATATGCGGCTTATTTTGATTTTGCTGACGGCTGCCCGAATACAGAGTACATTCAGAATATTGCAACGAAGTGCACATATGCAGCCAAAGAACAactcaggctcggactggccaaaacgccaatctgccattggcagatacgcccccttggctcGCCGAAAACGCACCCCTCTTAtagatagcaaaataaaatgagagaaaaaattatggccgaaaaaaaatgcggaaaattcataaatgaacgAGAGAAGAGAAAGTAAGAGTAAAGAAAGGTCCTCGTAGTAGTGGTGAATGGAGGTCCCGGAACTATAATAACCACAAAAAACCAGGCTccaaaaaaactacaaaaaccggcgctccgcttcgctccgcgccggtttttgtatccgtagctcaatattttgaagCGGAGAATGTGGAAAATTGGGACATGCTGGTTTAATCAAGCAGTAATGAATGACAATTGTTTCACTCACTATCAAACATACTCTTAAAGAAAGAGCAAACTTACGCTATTACGCGAAAAATTGGTCACTCTCCGTCGTAAAATTAGCTTTGacgaattgaaaatttttctcgatCATAGTTTTCGAAAAGGGAACGATGAGCGTCATTAAGTGAGGAAATCAAAATAGCTCTCGAACTTTTGTCAAGTGTCAAAATACCTATACATAAAATTTCTAAGATCggtaaaaaatcattttcttcgaaattttcacctttttggtaacATAGAGACGCTttattaccccccccccccttcctcgtcCGCCATGTGTCACTCTCTCAGGAGAGGTAGTAgagtcaatttttagacgtgcgcccTTTTACTCGCTTGAGACAcctctaacatttttttcttttcaaaatgataattgattAGGTTACATCCTATTTTCGGCTTTGTtactcacgtagcccttgaccttgaagcaccactacaaatcaGACAAACGAAACTaatacaatatggaaatagagcaaatagaaagacggcgcagagatacaactattcgagcttgttgaatgtctgtgttgcatctgcaaaattgaaagcgCAATGGCGCGAGCTGTGAATTCGAGATGTTCCACAGCTCCGCTTTATgttgtcaatgaggtgtcgtgagaaaagttgacaaacgaggctcgattattacggctcttctatttacggctgtgttgctcatacaTCCTTTACGGCACcgctaaaaatacaaataagacaaactgaaacaaacacagtatggaatTAAAGCAAAgtaaaaggatgcgcgttgatgacggcgcagagatacaactattcgtacatgatggatgtccgtgttgcatctgcaaaattgaaggcgcgctggcgctAGGCGTGATTCGCAATGCTCCGTGCTATGCTGTCGCTGtcgatgaggtgtcgctcagattcgagagaaaaatataaaaaaaaactaggccCGATTACGTGTCGACTCTGTTGTTCCCTAAtgtattcttcttttttcaattggaagtttgattatttttttaatgtatttacaAATAAATGTAATGATcggttgaaaagtaaaaaataaactaaaaattagGGATCAAACTAGAAAGTTCTCCGTTCGGGCTGAGATGAAGCTAGTCCCCTGTAAAATGACCCTATGAGTTCGATTTTCAGATCTAAAATGCTCCGTGAGTTCATTAGAGCTTACGACTGGCGAATGAAGGTGtgaattcctcaaaaatggaaGAGGTCTGAAACATTCGTTTCTTGGCTCAGGAAGCTGAATCGAGTCTCAAAACCAAGCGCAGTCGACTTTGCGCCTCCAACTTCATAATATTTGGCACACACTcgatttttacttatttatctTCTTGTATAAAAGTGCAAACTTGTGGCAAGAACGTGAGAACCctgtcccgtggagacggtaactgcgAAATATATCCGCAGTTTCATTTCTGTGATACGACCCTGgaacaaatctcatgaaaacgtCCCGCAAAGAAAAGGCTGTAACATATAAGAAGCCGGTCAAAGGCCGTTTTGGGTTTGCAAGAGCCTGAgtgcctcattttttttctttgcactaTCTGCACTCGTCTTTAGCGTCGATTAACAAGCGGACGCGTTGATAACGGCGCCTGGacacaactattcgagctcgacggatgtccgtgtggcatttaataaattgaaggcgttttgacttccggCGCACTAGTTGAAGGCTGAAGCTGGTTGATCGATGGACTCGTTGGTGACAACgatttgatgcaactattcaaacttAGGCTAAGGAAACCGCGCAAAGCCTGAGGGCCAAGCGCGATCAAATCTACGCTTCGAACTACATAAAATTGGACAGGAAAGTCGACAAGGGTTACATGGACTTTTTTGaggtgaaaatcgaaaaatcacCGGTCGCACTGAAACGGAGTTAGTCCCATCTAAAAATACCCGAAGAGTTCAATTTTCAGGTCGAGAAAGTTCCACTAGTCCGCTGAATCGTGCGATCAGCGAAAAATCCATGCGACTGAACtttaaaaaactgttaaaaacaCCCGTTTCTCGGCGTTGGAAGTCGCGATGAACTTCGGGACTATGAACAAGTAAATCTTCGTCTCCAACGTAGTTGAAGGCTAAACGAATGTCTTTTTTCTCCTGTTCAAAATCGAGAAATATCGATAGGGGTTGCAGAGGCTAACATTTCGAGGTCAAAATCTAAGGCTCTCCGATTAAGCTGAAACCAAGCTAATCTTTcgtaaaatgaaccaaaaagtaaaattttctgatctGAAATGCTTAAAAAGAATATTGAGGCTCACAAGTGGCGAATAAAAGAGAAATCATTGAAAACGGTTAAATACCTATACGAAAGTCCTACGTTATAAGTTCAAGAGTGATccgaagaaaaagtaaaattactcTGGGAGTCTGCaccgtcgcaaatggagaaacgtcgtctctcaatTTGCTCATCGATATATATGTATAAAATTGCAGGCATTTTGACTTTcttctctcaacttatattcgtctgtaacgttaaacaatgggacgcgttcgctacggcgccttgatacaactatacaacctcgacggatgtccgtattgcgttcaaaaaattgaaggcgttttgacttcctacgcaccAACTGAAACTTGGGTCGATCGAcggacgcgttggtcggcggagACAGGGACTTGATGCGACTATTTAATCTTGTTAAATGTCTGTATCGCGCCGACTGAAATATTGAAGGCACTTTTGCTCGGAATCGTTCTTCCAATGCTCTGGCAATCTGACCTTCATTTTCCATTCAATATCATTGAATGCTTGTATACTCTTTGGCATCCAAGGAGCCCATTCCCCCGGGGGCTGCCCTACCTGGCATCCAAGAAGCCCAACCCCCAGGGGCTGCTTCCCCCTGACGTCCAAGTAGCCCAACCCCTCTGGAGTGCCCCCTATGACGTCCAAGAAACCCAACCCGCAAGGGCTACCCCCTTGGCATTCAAGAAGCCCTACCCCTCGGGGGCTGCCCCACCTGACATCTAAGGAGCCCAATCAACCGAGAACTGCCCCACCTGGTATCCAAGAAGCCCAACCCGCAGTCTTTTGCTGGCAGATACACGACATCTTCAACAATACGTTCacgcagctaactcaaaactgtaaaaaattgaaataggtactcacttctgcactttcaccattgatatcGATGGTGGAACCATACCAAACCGCGAATTTCGTTTGTGATGATAATTAATCTctactcccattttatttttccaaaagagaacaaattaacatcattccttgaggtttttcAAACCTTGcctcgcacggagaaaaaaatcacggagTTCTTTCGGAATAGACGTTCCATccgcaacatcgcaaaccgaaacacgtggtttggtagtttcactatcgatatttattacaatattttgatttttttttttcaaattgagatTTCCATTGGCATGACAACCCAGGTAGGTAGGTATTACAACCCTAAAAGGATTGTGTCctgtcagttttttttcttcttttttttcaagctcTCATTTTAAGTTTCGTCGTATGGTAAACCGTGTGCTCTTACCGCAGACCTCAAGATAATTATGAAGATATAGGAATGCACttttatttgggggggggggggagatcccCCGTGTGTTTTAATTTTAGACAGCTTCCTTTTTAATTATTCATCCAGCAGacggtacattttgcaattggaaatCACTAAGTCGGTTCATTTTAGAGACAATATTTGTGCCATTCGTTTTACCATGAATATAGCTGCTTTGATGGTTGTACCAGAAATAGTGAGtcccaattttacaaaatgaagttcatttgAGTCTACTCACCTTTCAACGtgttgaaacgccttcaaaatggTTAGGTATGCAAATTCGGTTCGACAACAGTCGGCAGTGATGTCAAGCTGGCGGCGACTTAAGGGAGACGAGAATGGAATGTCAACAATTAATTTTCAGTTGAGAACCATGAGCAAATCAGCGTGAAAaaccactgaaaattttgatactttGAATGAATATTGAGAATGATAATTATCAATCAAAGGATCTACTTTTTGTAGAATTAATCAACGAATTATTTCTCTTTTCGAAATGTTTTGCAAGTCAGCAATGTCTCTGACGTCAcagtcaaaacaaaaacaaaaccttaACCTAACTTATTTGATTGATTGTCACATGGTTTCAGCAGtcaggcatagagaaaaaaaagggcaGTCAGGTTTCAGTGTTTCAGGGAAAGCGCCGAGATTTTTTTGCTCTTCTCGGAGGTGATGTGATAAAAAGCgtgtttccaaaaatttaatctAATCTGATTACAAATTTAGGTAGTTTCTTCTGCCCTAGTGATAACATTCGCACGAGCAAAGTAGTGTGTACTAGTTTCTAAAGTGCTTTAAATGAGACTCATTGCCTCAAAGCTTGGACTGATACTGCAAACTACCCGTATATTGAGcgcttctaatttttttgtgtcaggTGAACGAAAATTGTCGGTGTTAATGGAGCAGAATAACGCATTATCTCATTTGAAGTCTCTGAAaactccggtcaaaattggcaCTCACGATGGGACATTTCATTGTGACGAAGCACTTGGCTGCTATTTGTTGAAAATAATTCGTCCAGATGCTCAGATTCATCGTTCACGAGATCAATCAATATTGGATACTTGTGATGTAGTTATTGATGTTGGAGGTGTCTTTGACGTGAAGAAGCTTAGATTCGATCATCATCAACGAGAATTCAATGAATCTTTTGGATCATTGATCGGTGACCCAAAGTGGACGATCAAACTTAGTAGTGCTGGTCTTGTATACACTTATTTTGGTAAGGAAATCTTAAAGAAAATATTAGGCAATGAAGCAGATGATCAATTCATAGAAACTGTGTTTCTTAAAATATATGAGGGCTTTATTCAAGAGGTGGATGGTGTAGACAATGGAGTCCCTATGTTTGAGGGCGAGCCATTGTATCAAATTACCACTGGTTTAAGTAAGAGAGTCCATAACTTGAACAAAGAATGGAATGACTCTGATGACTTTAATGAAATGGAAGCTTTTGAGAAAGCGATGGAACTAACAGGCTCCGAGTTCAAAGCAAGAGTCATCCAAGCGTGGAAAGTATGGTGGCCAGCCAGATCTATTGTCATTAACGCCATTAATCATCGCTTTAAGGTACATGAGTCAGGGGAAATTATTGAGTTAGAAAAATTTTGCCCGTGGAAGGAGCATCTCTTTGAACTTGAAAAAGAGCTAGACCTTTCTCCCTCCATTAAATATGTGATTTTTAACTCTGGCAGCTGGAGAGTTCAAGCTGTATCTGTGAATAGCTTGAGTTTTGTCCTTCGAATAGCACTTCCAGAAGAATGGCGTGGATTAAGGGATGAAGAGCTGTCAGCTAAAGCTGGAATCAAAGACTGTGTCTTCGTCCATGGCTCTGGATTTATCGGTGGCAACAAGAACCGAGAGGGAGCTCTGGAAATGGCTGTTAAAGCTTTGAAAATTGGGAAAAGTAGAGGTGATATCAaatcttcatgaaaaattgctgaAGTAAAAGTGCTATTTCAgagtttttaactttgaccgaAAACATTTTTATTCTCTGAAATGGAACAGCTCGTATCAAGTTTCTGCTGTTTGCCACTATTAAAACGCCAACATTGCCAATAATATTTGCTCTAGTGTGTGCCAATAATTCCGTCTAAAGTTTAAAGTGCACAGAGTCTAAATAGAACCGGAGGGACTTAAGTCTTTTAAGCTACTGGAATCTGTAAGAACCTCAGACTTTTCTGTACGGCCAAACTTTTTTTGCGATGCTATCAATATACTGCTTTTCACCGTTTGTCAATTCCCCCATCCTTCATAAAAACAATGACCTAAGGCCAGCAGTTGCAGGGTTTTAAGCTCGCTAGTTAAAATAAGACTACAGGTCCTCCAACTCTATTACAACTGGCCTGTGCACTGTATGGTTTGAAGGTTGTTATTTCATTCAGCATTAACAAGTAACGCCTTgaatcatttcatttttgtgtgatAACAGATTTTCTGGATGTAGTTACCATAAATGAATGTACCAACACTTGGATGTCAGTGCACCTATGCTAAAATAAACTTAGCAGGGCCTGAATTTTGTCGGCACTTTTTAATGGACATGCAACAATATCTAGCGATGAGTCTAAATCGCACCATGCGCCAATCAGAGATGCCAAAACTGACTTAATTGCAGTTGTAACTTATCCTAagtatatttggattgcattttacataGAAGAACTAGAGGAAttgcgatgatgctaagattgtgcattttcgtcctttgcaaaaaaattactgaaaccatgacaaaatatgaaatttacattgtaattttgtcttaaatttacagtttttagctagtaaaatagaaactgttagtggataatcaggtttttcttccaagacaaaagaagttgcacaatcttagcaacattgcaacgctcctggtttctttttgcaaaatgtaatccatttaaggGGGTATTCCCCTCTAAAtatggagaaaattttttttttttatgatttttcacttttcggCTGTTTATACTGTAGATGCATCTGCAGATTCCGAAAATGTATTTGGATTTTTCCTAAGTTCCTCAGAACATCTCCAATTTTACGTTTAAATGTTAcatgtcaggaaaaattagcaggaaaaatttcaggattttccgcaaaaaagaGACTGTGgtattattttttgtatttcgaaaatatgaaggcTGAAGAGGAAGTAAAGTCCAAAGAGGGACTGACATATGGTGTAGGACAATTTTAAGACAGAAAGACTCAAAACTGTAAGTTAAAAACAAGTAATACATCAAGGTATTCACCATGAACTGCATAAAttgctttcttttttccaaattcatcTTTAACGGACCTCAATTTTTACTCGTTTTCCGAGCTTAGGAACAACTTTTCTCAGCTTCTACTGAAGCTTTTTACctccggttttttttaaaatactccaAATTAAAAGGAGAGGGTTCCCAAGGAAGCATAATGATTTTCTACCAGTAGATGtactttaaaaattgtttaagaGAATGGActattctgaaaaatatttaattttaaaataatattcataaaataaTTGGAAGTCAagactgagcaaaatgcatccTTGGGAACCTTCTCTGGTATATTTGGAGTAGTTTGGTCTAAACAGAATGAAAAAAGCTTGATtagaacttgaaaaaaatggatcCTGAATATTGACAGCTTTTGCGGTATTTAGAGTCCTGTGGGTGCAGGTTGCATAACCAGCGCCTGAAAATTTGGGGTTTCTCCCCCCTGAGGTATACCTATAACGATAAAAAATCTTGGAATTTATTCTGCAACTTTAAACGATTTTATTCTGAGAGGGGGATACCTCCTTAACTACCAGTAGCATGAACCGACAAAATTTGGCCCTATTCTCAGGCTCTTGATAATAACTGTCAACTTTTACTTA comes from the Bemisia tabaci chromosome 7, PGI_BMITA_v3 genome and includes:
- the LOC109035304 gene encoding MYG1 protein; the encoded protein is MRLIASKLGLILQTTRILSASNFFVSGERKLSVLMEQNNALSHLKSLKTPVKIGTHDGTFHCDEALGCYLLKIIRPDAQIHRSRDQSILDTCDVVIDVGGVFDVKKLRFDHHQREFNESFGSLIGDPKWTIKLSSAGLVYTYFGKEILKKILGNEADDQFIETVFLKIYEGFIQEVDGVDNGVPMFEGEPLYQITTGLSKRVHNLNKEWNDSDDFNEMEAFEKAMELTGSEFKARVIQAWKVWWPARSIVINAINHRFKVHESGEIIELEKFCPWKEHLFELEKELDLSPSIKYVIFNSGSWRVQAVSVNSLSFVLRIALPEEWRGLRDEELSAKAGIKDCVFVHGSGFIGGNKNREGALEMAVKALKIGKSRGDIKSS